One Leisingera sp. M658 genomic window carries:
- the recQ gene encoding DNA helicase RecQ, producing the protein MTAPASPAELAAPAQTGASPILREIFGFDAFRPGQEEIVDAVTAGENVLAIMPTGGGKSLCFQLPALLRDGVTVVISPLIALMRDQVRALQEAGVTAGALTSGNTEEETEAVWEAIEAGRLKLLYMAPERLASGAAMGMLRRIGVSMIAVDEAHCVSQWGHDFRPDYLRIGELRRALDVPLAAFTATADQETQEEIVQKLFDGEAPRSFLRGFDRPNIHLAFGAKDSPRRQILEFAAARKGQSGIVYCGTRAKTEALSAALREGGHSACFYHGGMDAEDRRIVETRFAREDGLIVVATVAFGMGIDKPDIRWVAHADLPKSIEAYYQEIGRAGRDGAPAETLTLFGPDDIRLRRTQVDEGLAPPERRAADHARLNALLGLAEALRCRRQKLLAYFGEESNPCGNCDLCDTPADVFDGTTVVRKALSAVLRTEEWFGSGHLIDILLGAANERIRAKRHDQLSVYGCGKEFGKRQWQAVFRQMMGHDLLRPDPERHGALRFTESALPILRGEQSIELRRDTIKAAERRPAVKALVSEEDAPLLSALKAKRRALAEAQKVPAYVIFPDRTLIEMAETRPETLDQMARVNGVGAKKLERYGDDFLSVITGAAEQLHPARRRLAGSGSGSVYDSLLEVQAQLARGDCGTMKPLSCSASLLAKVAQLRAGDEAGITRLLGERRAERFAAAFLDVLRGAG; encoded by the coding sequence ATGACAGCCCCGGCATCCCCGGCAGAGTTAGCCGCGCCAGCCCAGACAGGCGCGTCCCCGATCCTCCGTGAGATCTTCGGCTTTGACGCCTTCCGACCCGGCCAGGAGGAAATCGTCGACGCCGTGACCGCGGGTGAAAACGTGCTGGCAATCATGCCCACCGGCGGCGGCAAATCCCTATGCTTCCAACTGCCTGCGCTGCTGCGCGACGGAGTCACTGTGGTGATCTCGCCGCTGATTGCGCTGATGCGGGATCAGGTCCGTGCGCTGCAAGAGGCGGGTGTGACCGCCGGCGCGCTCACCTCCGGCAACACCGAGGAAGAAACCGAAGCGGTGTGGGAGGCGATCGAGGCCGGCCGCCTGAAACTCCTCTATATGGCGCCGGAACGGCTCGCCTCAGGGGCCGCGATGGGGATGCTGCGCCGGATCGGCGTCAGCATGATTGCGGTGGATGAGGCGCACTGCGTCAGCCAATGGGGCCATGACTTCCGCCCCGACTATTTGCGCATCGGCGAATTGCGCCGCGCCCTGGATGTGCCGCTAGCCGCCTTTACGGCCACCGCGGATCAGGAAACCCAGGAAGAGATTGTCCAGAAACTGTTTGACGGCGAGGCTCCCCGCAGCTTCCTGCGCGGCTTTGACCGGCCCAATATTCACCTGGCCTTTGGTGCTAAGGACAGCCCGCGCCGCCAGATTCTGGAATTTGCCGCCGCCCGTAAGGGCCAGTCCGGCATCGTCTATTGCGGCACCCGCGCCAAGACCGAAGCACTGTCTGCAGCCCTGCGCGAAGGTGGCCACTCCGCCTGTTTCTACCATGGCGGCATGGACGCCGAGGACCGCCGCATTGTTGAGACCCGCTTTGCCCGCGAGGACGGCTTGATCGTGGTTGCTACCGTGGCCTTTGGCATGGGGATCGACAAGCCGGACATCCGCTGGGTTGCCCACGCTGACCTGCCCAAAAGCATCGAGGCCTATTATCAGGAAATCGGCCGCGCGGGCCGCGACGGGGCGCCTGCCGAAACCCTGACCCTGTTCGGCCCCGACGACATCCGCCTGCGCCGTACCCAGGTGGACGAGGGGTTGGCCCCGCCGGAACGCCGCGCCGCGGACCATGCCCGGCTGAATGCGTTGCTTGGTCTGGCCGAGGCGCTGCGCTGCCGCCGCCAGAAGCTGCTGGCCTATTTCGGCGAGGAGTCAAACCCCTGCGGCAATTGCGACCTCTGCGACACGCCCGCCGATGTGTTCGACGGCACCACTGTGGTCAGGAAGGCGCTGTCAGCGGTGCTCAGGACCGAGGAATGGTTCGGTTCGGGCCATCTGATCGACATCCTATTGGGCGCTGCCAACGAGCGGATCCGGGCCAAGCGCCATGATCAGCTGTCGGTCTATGGCTGCGGCAAGGAATTCGGCAAGCGCCAGTGGCAGGCGGTGTTCCGGCAGATGATGGGCCACGACCTGCTGCGCCCCGATCCGGAACGCCACGGCGCGCTCCGCTTCACGGAATCCGCCCTGCCGATCCTGCGCGGCGAGCAGTCGATCGAACTGCGCCGCGACACCATCAAAGCGGCTGAACGCCGCCCCGCAGTGAAGGCACTGGTTTCGGAAGAAGACGCGCCGCTGCTGTCGGCGCTGAAGGCCAAACGCCGCGCCCTGGCCGAGGCGCAGAAAGTGCCGGCCTATGTGATCTTTCCCGACCGCACCCTGATCGAGATGGCCGAGACCCGCCCGGAAACGCTGGACCAGATGGCGCGTGTGAACGGCGTCGGCGCCAAGAAGCTGGAGCGCTATGGCGATGATTTCCTGAGCGTGATCACCGGCGCCGCTGAGCAGCTGCATCCCGCAAGGCGCAGGCTGGCCGGGAGCGGGTCCGGTTCGGTTTACGACTCGCTGCTGGAAGTGCAGGCACAGCTTGCCCGCGGGGACTGCGGCACCATGAAACCGCTCAGCTGTTCCGCGTCGCTGCTTGCGAAAGTGGCGCAGTTGCGCGCCGGTGATGAGGCGGGGATCACAAGACTGTTAGGAGAGCGCCGCGCCGAACGTTTCGCAGCGGCGTTTCTGGACGTCCTGCGCGGCGCGGGCTAG
- a CDS encoding YggT family protein, whose product MVSLFQILMLILDIVWFFIIAHVIMSWLINFQVLNLHQQLVAQIWYMLNRILEPLYAPVRRIMPNMGGIDLAPLAVLIGVYALRIILVNNVSAFY is encoded by the coding sequence ATGGTCTCGCTGTTCCAAATCCTGATGCTGATCCTGGACATTGTCTGGTTCTTCATCATTGCCCATGTGATCATGAGCTGGCTGATCAACTTCCAGGTGCTGAACCTGCACCAGCAGCTGGTGGCCCAGATCTGGTACATGCTGAACCGGATTCTTGAGCCGCTCTATGCTCCGGTGCGCCGGATTATGCCGAACATGGGCGGCATCGACCTGGCGCCGCTGGCTGTACTGATTGGCGTCTATGCACTGCGCATCATTCTGGTGAACAACGTCTCGGCCTTTTACTGA
- a CDS encoding acyl-CoA thioesterase — translation MYPIFRLIKDTVLASRMPRLAITGLHVSHHICWPWDLDMWMELNNGRTMTLYDLGRTMLAQRAGLIGALKKNRWGLTVAGSSVRYRRRIRGFEKFEMRSRAAGWDDKFIYVEQSMWKKNGDCASHVMLRTAVTDRKGIVPPAKVLAALGQDAENSPELPGWIKDWCQADGGRPWPPMQDGLA, via the coding sequence ATGTACCCGATATTCCGCCTGATCAAGGATACCGTTCTGGCCAGCCGGATGCCGCGGCTGGCGATCACCGGGCTGCATGTCTCGCACCACATCTGCTGGCCCTGGGACCTGGATATGTGGATGGAGCTGAACAACGGCCGCACCATGACACTGTATGACCTGGGCCGCACCATGCTGGCGCAGCGGGCGGGGCTGATCGGTGCGCTGAAGAAAAACCGCTGGGGGCTGACGGTGGCAGGGTCTTCGGTGCGCTATCGCCGCCGCATCCGCGGCTTTGAGAAATTCGAGATGCGCAGCCGCGCGGCGGGCTGGGATGACAAGTTCATCTATGTCGAACAGTCCATGTGGAAGAAAAACGGCGACTGCGCCAGCCATGTGATGCTGCGCACCGCAGTCACGGACCGCAAGGGCATCGTACCGCCCGCCAAGGTGCTGGCGGCATTGGGGCAGGACGCTGAAAACTCACCCGAATTGCCCGGCTGGATCAAGGATTGGTGCCAAGCGGATGGCGGCCGGCCCTGGCCGCCGATGCAGGACGGGCTTGCCTAG
- a CDS encoding MFS transporter, whose product MQQVSTRKRIWGWWFFDWASQPYQTLLVTFIFSPFFAAVAADYFMTQGLAGEAAKAQAQTVWSLCLTVTGLIIAFGAPFLGALADITGRRLPWIMLFSLMYLIGAWGLWYMDPAGSNLWWMLVSFGFGFIGAEFALIFVNAQLPTLASREDVGAVSGSGFAFGYLGGVIALFIMLLLFVEQSSGKTLIGLSPALGLDAEAKEGTRAVGPFTAVWFAVFMIPYFLWVQDRGATGRKASLGKAWQMVVKLVVSLRHRLSLATYLGSSMFYRDALNGLYGFGGVYAKLVLGWEITQIGIFGIVAAFAATVFSWLGGKADRRLGPKPVIITSILVLAFVCLIIVNMSRSQIFGITLAEDSTLPDTVFFGCGMLIGGFGGILQAASRSLMVRHTSPADATESFGLYGLSGRATAFLAPALIGLATTVTGSARLGITPVIGLFLIGLVLLFWVQGEGDQV is encoded by the coding sequence ATGCAGCAGGTATCCACGCGCAAGCGGATCTGGGGATGGTGGTTCTTTGACTGGGCCAGCCAGCCGTATCAGACGCTGCTGGTGACGTTTATTTTCAGCCCGTTCTTTGCCGCTGTGGCCGCGGATTACTTTATGACCCAGGGGTTGGCGGGCGAGGCTGCCAAGGCGCAGGCGCAGACTGTCTGGTCGCTGTGCCTGACCGTGACCGGTCTGATCATCGCCTTTGGCGCGCCGTTTCTGGGTGCGCTGGCCGATATCACCGGGCGCCGCCTGCCCTGGATCATGTTGTTTTCACTGATGTATCTGATCGGTGCCTGGGGGCTGTGGTACATGGACCCTGCGGGAAGCAACCTGTGGTGGATGCTGGTCAGCTTTGGTTTTGGCTTCATCGGCGCCGAATTTGCGCTGATCTTTGTCAATGCGCAGCTGCCGACGCTTGCCAGCCGCGAGGACGTTGGGGCGGTCTCTGGCTCCGGCTTTGCATTCGGCTATCTTGGCGGGGTGATTGCGCTGTTCATCATGCTTTTGCTGTTTGTCGAGCAAAGCTCGGGCAAGACGCTGATCGGCCTTAGCCCGGCGCTGGGATTGGATGCCGAGGCCAAGGAAGGCACCCGCGCCGTCGGCCCTTTTACCGCCGTCTGGTTTGCTGTTTTCATGATCCCCTATTTCCTGTGGGTGCAGGACCGCGGCGCCACCGGGCGCAAGGCCAGCCTTGGCAAAGCCTGGCAAATGGTGGTCAAGCTGGTTGTCAGCCTGCGCCACCGGCTGAGCCTGGCAACCTATCTTGGCTCGTCGATGTTTTACCGCGACGCGCTGAACGGGCTATACGGTTTTGGCGGTGTCTACGCCAAGCTGGTGCTGGGCTGGGAGATCACCCAGATCGGCATTTTCGGCATTGTCGCCGCCTTTGCCGCCACTGTCTTTAGCTGGCTGGGCGGCAAGGCGGACCGGCGGCTGGGCCCGAAGCCGGTGATCATCACCTCAATCCTGGTGCTGGCCTTTGTCTGCCTGATCATCGTCAATATGTCGCGAAGCCAGATTTTCGGCATAACGCTGGCAGAAGACTCTACCCTGCCTGACACGGTGTTTTTCGGCTGCGGCATGCTGATCGGTGGCTTTGGCGGTATCTTGCAAGCCGCCAGCCGCAGCCTGATGGTACGCCACACCAGCCCTGCGGACGCGACCGAAAGTTTTGGCCTTTATGGCCTGTCGGGACGCGCCACGGCCTTTCTGGCGCCGGCGCTGATCGGCCTGGCCACCACGGTAACCGGCAGCGCCCGGCTGGGGATCACCCCCGTGATTGGGCTGTTTCTGATCGGATTGGTACTGTTGTTCTGGGTTCAAGGAGAAGGAGATCAGGTTTGA
- the mepA gene encoding penicillin-insensitive murein endopeptidase: MKLFLAICLAVAGLCSPASAQTPAKALFGAKPSASQQRPAPFGSYAKGCVAGAAQLPETGPTWQAMRLSRNRNWGHPAAIDFVQDLSRVAAKQRGWKGLYIGDISQPRGGPMLSGHRSHQIGLDIDIWMRPPDRLNLSRGARENISSISMRRAKGAYVNSSWTRAHHEILKAAAQDKRVARIFVFPGAKVQMCKDAKGDRRWLRKIRPWWGHHYHFHVRLACPRGARGCVDQAAPPKGDGCADAQRWVNDILNPPPPKPVDPNAPKPKPRRDYTLSDLPKQCAAVLQSN; the protein is encoded by the coding sequence TTGAAACTGTTTCTTGCCATATGTTTAGCGGTTGCGGGCTTATGCAGCCCGGCAAGTGCGCAAACCCCGGCCAAGGCCCTGTTCGGAGCCAAGCCAAGCGCCTCGCAGCAGCGCCCCGCGCCGTTCGGCTCCTACGCCAAGGGCTGCGTTGCCGGCGCCGCCCAACTGCCCGAAACCGGCCCGACCTGGCAGGCGATGCGCCTTAGCCGCAACCGCAACTGGGGGCACCCGGCGGCAATTGATTTTGTCCAGGACCTGAGCCGCGTGGCCGCCAAACAGCGCGGCTGGAAGGGGCTGTATATCGGCGACATCAGCCAGCCGCGCGGCGGGCCGATGCTGTCGGGCCACCGCAGCCATCAGATCGGTCTCGATATCGACATCTGGATGCGGCCGCCGGACCGGCTGAACCTCAGCCGCGGTGCGCGGGAAAACATCTCCTCAATCTCGATGCGCCGGGCCAAGGGCGCCTATGTAAACTCCAGCTGGACCCGTGCCCATCATGAAATCCTGAAAGCCGCAGCGCAGGATAAACGGGTGGCGCGGATCTTTGTCTTTCCCGGCGCCAAGGTGCAGATGTGCAAGGACGCAAAGGGCGACCGCCGCTGGCTGCGCAAGATCCGGCCCTGGTGGGGGCATCACTATCACTTCCACGTGCGGCTGGCCTGTCCGCGCGGCGCGCGCGGCTGCGTTGATCAGGCGGCCCCGCCCAAGGGCGACGGCTGCGCCGATGCCCAGCGCTGGGTCAATGACATCCTGAACCCGCCGCCGCCGAAACCGGTTGACCCCAACGCGCCAAAGCCTAAACCGAGACGCGATTACACCCTTTCGGACCTGCCCAAGCAATGCGCCGCCGTTCTGCAATCAAACTGA
- a CDS encoding esterase-like activity of phytase family protein: MRRRSAIKLILAFTAAAGLAAAAYAANRPAAAAAGKAQHLSSYTWKLNQRWFGGFSALKLSDGGKSMTVLSDRATLVTTRIQRSQGLISGITARRAHELRASTGKTLRGFAGDSEGLAVAADGSRYISFEGAARVARYHSPEGRATVLPRPKAFRGLPPNKSLETLAIDARGRLYTLPERALDKHGQIPVWRWNGRRWSRPFSLPPEGGFLPVDADFGPDGRFYLLERDFTLFGFRSRLRRWDITAAGPANEAILLQTRARTHDNLEGLSVWADGTGRLRATMVSDDNFLPFQRTEIVEYALPR; this comes from the coding sequence ATGCGCCGCCGTTCTGCAATCAAACTGATCCTGGCCTTCACTGCTGCTGCCGGCCTGGCAGCAGCGGCCTATGCGGCAAACCGCCCCGCTGCTGCGGCAGCAGGCAAGGCGCAGCACCTCAGCAGCTATACTTGGAAACTGAACCAACGCTGGTTCGGCGGGTTCTCGGCGCTCAAGCTCAGTGACGGCGGCAAGTCCATGACCGTGCTCAGCGACCGCGCGACATTGGTGACAACCCGGATCCAGCGCAGCCAGGGTCTGATTTCCGGCATCACGGCCCGGCGCGCGCATGAACTGCGGGCCTCTACCGGCAAAACGCTCCGGGGCTTTGCCGGCGACAGCGAAGGGCTGGCGGTGGCGGCGGACGGCAGCCGCTATATCTCCTTTGAAGGTGCCGCACGGGTGGCGCGGTACCATAGCCCCGAAGGCCGCGCCACGGTGCTGCCGCGCCCCAAGGCCTTTCGCGGCCTGCCGCCTAACAAATCGCTGGAAACCCTGGCCATTGATGCCCGCGGGCGGCTGTATACCTTGCCCGAACGCGCCTTGGACAAACACGGGCAGATCCCGGTCTGGCGCTGGAACGGCCGCCGCTGGTCGCGCCCCTTCAGCCTGCCGCCCGAGGGTGGTTTTCTGCCGGTGGATGCCGATTTCGGCCCTGATGGGCGGTTCTATCTCCTGGAGCGCGACTTTACCCTGTTTGGTTTCCGCAGCCGGTTGCGCCGCTGGGACATCACCGCCGCAGGGCCCGCGAACGAGGCGATCCTGCTGCAGACCCGCGCCCGCACCCATGACAATCTGGAAGGGCTGTCAGTTTGGGCGGATGGAACCGGGCGCCTGCGCGCCACGATGGTGTCGGACGACAATTTCCTGCCCTTTCAACGCACCGAAATAGTAGAATACGCGCTGCCCCGCTGA
- a CDS encoding queuosine precursor transporter yields the protein MTRSHIPGIAAMAAVVVASNILVQFLFGQWLTWGAFTYPIAFLVTDVMNRIYGTAAARKVVLAGFLAGVICSLIGTQIMLQGDGFTYPAVTLRIALGSGLAFLTAQLLDVAVFSALRTGKWWRAPLASTLAGSSVDTAIFFTIAFSGALAWLEPGNDVAWAAEVLPLLGIGPMAPLWVSLATADWLVKLTLALAALVPFRIIVRKLTAKTT from the coding sequence ATGACCCGCTCACATATTCCCGGCATCGCTGCCATGGCCGCCGTCGTTGTGGCGTCCAACATCCTGGTGCAATTCCTGTTCGGCCAATGGCTGACCTGGGGCGCCTTCACCTATCCCATCGCTTTCCTGGTCACTGATGTGATGAACCGGATCTATGGCACCGCAGCTGCCCGCAAGGTGGTGCTGGCCGGTTTCCTTGCCGGGGTCATCTGCTCGCTGATCGGCACTCAAATCATGCTGCAGGGCGACGGCTTCACCTATCCGGCCGTGACGCTGCGGATTGCACTTGGCTCCGGCCTTGCCTTCCTCACCGCCCAGCTGTTGGACGTTGCTGTCTTTTCCGCCCTGCGGACAGGCAAATGGTGGCGCGCACCGCTGGCGTCCACGCTGGCCGGCTCTTCGGTGGACACAGCAATCTTCTTCACCATCGCCTTCTCAGGCGCGCTTGCCTGGCTCGAGCCGGGCAACGATGTCGCCTGGGCCGCAGAGGTGCTGCCGCTGCTGGGCATCGGCCCTATGGCCCCCCTGTGGGTCTCGCTTGCCACGGCCGATTGGCTGGTGAAACTGACGCTTGCTTTGGCCGCCCTTGTGCCCTTCCGCATCATCGTGCGTAAACTGACCGCAAAGACCACATGA
- the arfB gene encoding alternative ribosome rescue aminoacyl-tRNA hydrolase ArfB → MIHVNAQITLQDWELTESFVRASGPGGQNVNKVATAVELRFEAERSPALTPAVKNRLRRLAGRRWTKEGAIILQCDETRSQQRNREIVRERLAELVRKALVAPKRRIATKPTRGSVKRRLEAKKQRGGLKATRGKIDPD, encoded by the coding sequence ATGATCCACGTTAACGCGCAAATCACCCTGCAGGATTGGGAACTCACCGAGAGCTTTGTCCGCGCCTCGGGCCCCGGCGGGCAGAATGTGAACAAAGTGGCCACCGCGGTGGAACTGCGGTTCGAGGCCGAACGCTCGCCTGCGCTGACGCCCGCGGTCAAAAACCGGCTGAGACGGCTGGCCGGGCGCCGCTGGACCAAGGAAGGCGCGATCATCCTGCAATGCGACGAGACCCGGTCGCAGCAGCGCAACCGCGAAATCGTGCGCGAGCGGCTGGCCGAGCTGGTGCGCAAGGCGCTGGTGGCGCCCAAGCGGCGCATTGCCACCAAACCCACCCGCGGCTCGGTCAAGCGGCGGCTTGAGGCCAAGAAACAGCGCGGCGGATTGAAGGCGACGCGCGGTAAAATCGACCCGGATTGA
- a CDS encoding SDR family oxidoreductase, producing the protein MRLDGKTAIVTGGASGFGAGIARKFLAEGARVMIADINGAAAAEMAAELGSNATAWTVDVSDGASVNAMAEAALEAFGQLDILVNNAGVTHLPAPLEDVTENDFDRVLGINVKSVYLTARALVPHMKARQTGAILNVASTAGVSPRPSLNWYNASKGWMITATKTMAVELAPHGVRVNAINPVAGETPLLKTFMGEDTPEMRAKFLSTIPIGRFSTPEDMGNAACYLCSDEASMVTGVAMEVDGGRCI; encoded by the coding sequence ATGCGGCTGGACGGGAAAACCGCCATCGTGACCGGCGGCGCCTCGGGCTTTGGCGCCGGGATTGCGCGCAAGTTCCTGGCTGAGGGCGCCCGGGTGATGATTGCAGACATCAATGGTGCTGCGGCAGCGGAAATGGCCGCAGAGCTGGGCAGCAACGCCACCGCGTGGACGGTGGATGTCTCCGACGGCGCCTCGGTCAATGCCATGGCAGAGGCCGCTTTGGAGGCCTTTGGTCAGTTGGACATCCTGGTCAACAATGCCGGCGTCACCCATCTGCCTGCGCCGCTGGAGGATGTCACCGAGAACGACTTCGACCGGGTGCTAGGCATCAACGTCAAATCCGTCTACCTGACAGCCCGCGCCCTGGTGCCGCATATGAAGGCGCGCCAGACCGGCGCGATCCTGAATGTCGCCTCCACCGCCGGTGTCTCGCCGCGCCCCAGCCTCAACTGGTACAATGCCTCCAAGGGCTGGATGATCACCGCCACCAAGACCATGGCGGTTGAGCTGGCGCCCCATGGCGTGCGGGTAAATGCGATCAACCCGGTGGCCGGAGAAACGCCGCTGCTGAAAACCTTCATGGGCGAAGACACACCGGAAATGCGCGCCAAGTTTCTGTCCACCATCCCGATTGGCCGGTTTTCCACTCCCGAGGACATGGGCAACGCAGCCTGTTACTTGTGTTCGGACGAGGCTAGCATGGTGACCGGAGTGGCGATGGAAGTGGACGGGGGACGCTGCATATGA
- a CDS encoding cupin domain-containing protein, translated as MKTVNLAGKLSQFSTHWDPHVVADYNGNDVMVVKFQGEFPFHHHPDTDDFFLVLEGEMVMDIEGQQPQTVRAGELFVVPKGISHRPRAERECKVLLIEPKGEPNSGDPATAAPKPRI; from the coding sequence ATGAAGACTGTGAACTTGGCCGGAAAACTCAGCCAATTCTCCACCCATTGGGACCCGCATGTGGTGGCGGATTACAATGGCAACGACGTGATGGTGGTGAAGTTTCAGGGGGAATTTCCGTTCCACCATCATCCGGATACCGATGATTTCTTCCTGGTTCTGGAAGGTGAAATGGTGATGGATATCGAAGGCCAGCAGCCGCAGACCGTCCGCGCAGGTGAGCTGTTCGTGGTGCCCAAAGGCATCAGTCACCGCCCCCGTGCCGAACGGGAATGCAAGGTGCTGCTGATCGAACCCAAGGGCGAACCGAATTCAGGCGATCCGGCGACGGCAGCGCCCAAGCCGCGGATCTGA
- a CDS encoding P1 family peptidase, with protein sequence MLPGPRNLITDVPGILVGNAQDAALKSGTTVLTADKPFTASLHVMGGAPGTRETDLLAPDKSVAKIDALVLSGGSAFGLDACSGVMDALHSQGRGFPVGPARVPLVPGAILFDLLNGGGKAWDENPYRALGRAAFEAAADTFDLGTFGAGTGALTAMVKGGLGSASLVLDSGVTVGALVAANPLGAVTTPGERHFWAAPFEIGDEFGGLGPDPSAGLGRSPESRKLAAMQKLGGTPMPQERANTTIAIVATDAALSKAQCQRLATAAHDGIGRAIIPAHAPGDGDLVFAASTGALENPDANLGPVCHAAALCLSRAIARAVSHARPEPGDLLPCWAAP encoded by the coding sequence ATGCTCCCCGGCCCTCGAAATCTGATCACCGATGTCCCCGGCATCCTGGTTGGCAACGCGCAGGATGCGGCGCTGAAATCCGGTACCACAGTTCTAACGGCTGACAAGCCCTTCACCGCATCGTTGCATGTGATGGGCGGCGCACCGGGAACACGGGAAACCGACCTGCTGGCGCCGGACAAATCGGTGGCAAAGATCGACGCGCTGGTGCTGTCCGGCGGCTCTGCCTTTGGTCTTGATGCCTGTTCCGGCGTGATGGATGCGCTGCACAGTCAGGGCCGCGGTTTTCCGGTTGGCCCGGCGCGGGTGCCGTTGGTGCCGGGCGCGATCCTGTTTGATCTGCTGAACGGCGGCGGCAAGGCATGGGATGAAAATCCCTACCGCGCCCTGGGCCGGGCGGCGTTTGAAGCCGCGGCAGATACCTTTGACCTTGGTACTTTTGGTGCGGGCACCGGCGCGCTGACCGCGATGGTCAAGGGCGGGCTGGGGTCGGCCTCGCTGGTGCTGGACAGCGGCGTGACCGTCGGTGCGCTGGTGGCCGCCAACCCGCTGGGCGCCGTCACCACGCCGGGTGAGCGGCATTTCTGGGCGGCGCCATTTGAAATCGGGGATGAATTCGGCGGTTTGGGCCCGGATCCCTCCGCCGGCCTGGGCCGCAGTCCGGAAAGCCGCAAACTGGCCGCCATGCAGAAGCTGGGCGGCACCCCGATGCCGCAAGAGCGCGCCAATACCACCATCGCCATCGTCGCCACGGATGCCGCACTCAGCAAGGCGCAGTGCCAGCGCCTGGCTACTGCCGCCCATGACGGCATCGGACGCGCAATTATCCCTGCCCATGCCCCCGGCGACGGCGATCTGGTCTTTGCCGCAAGCACCGGCGCCCTGGAAAACCCGGATGCGAACCTTGGGCCGGTCTGCCATGCCGCAGCGCTGTGCCTTAGCCGTGCCATTGCCCGTGCTGTCTCACACGCCCGGCCAGAACCCGGCGATCTGCTGCCCTGCTGGGCGGCGCCATAA
- a CDS encoding cytochrome c family protein, whose amino-acid sequence MKPLVTAAIFGLLAAPAFAEGDPAKGEKGFNKCKSCHMVVSDDGDVIVKGGKTGPNLWGLAGRTAGSTEDFKYSKDLIAAGEAGLVWDEAKFVGYTTDPKKFLQAETGNAKAKSKMSFRLKKGGEDIFAFLASHGPAPAEEPAAEENAEAASE is encoded by the coding sequence ATGAAACCTCTCGTTACAGCCGCCATTTTCGGCCTCCTCGCCGCCCCTGCCTTTGCCGAAGGCGACCCGGCCAAGGGGGAGAAGGGGTTTAACAAATGCAAATCCTGCCACATGGTTGTCTCGGACGACGGCGATGTGATCGTGAAGGGCGGCAAGACCGGTCCGAACCTGTGGGGCCTGGCAGGCCGCACTGCCGGCAGCACCGAAGACTTCAAATACAGCAAGGACTTGATTGCGGCGGGCGAAGCCGGACTGGTCTGGGACGAAGCGAAATTCGTCGGCTACACCACCGATCCCAAGAAATTCCTGCAGGCCGAAACCGGCAACGCCAAAGCCAAGTCAAAAATGTCCTTCCGCCTGAAGAAGGGCGGCGAGGATATCTTTGCTTTCCTGGCCAGCCACGGCCCGGCGCCGGCTGAAGAACCCGCCGCGGAAGAAAACGCAGAAGCCGCTTCCGAGTAA
- the idi gene encoding isopentenyl-diphosphate Delta-isomerase: MSHMIPAWVNGDLTPVDKLAAHERGLKHKAVSVFVVKGVEILMQRRAMGKYHTPGLWANTCCTHPMWDEQPSACAVRRMQEELGLTGLYPEFRHHLEYRADVGNGLVEHEAVDVFLAHAHRPLNITPNPDEVMETRWVDYHDLLAEVSRHPERFTPWLKIYLHNYADVIFGPDLIIGRRR, translated from the coding sequence ATGAGCCACATGATCCCCGCCTGGGTGAACGGCGATTTGACACCTGTTGACAAGCTCGCCGCGCATGAGCGCGGGCTGAAACACAAGGCGGTCTCCGTTTTTGTGGTGAAAGGCGTGGAAATCCTGATGCAGCGCCGGGCGATGGGGAAATACCACACCCCCGGCCTCTGGGCGAACACCTGCTGCACCCATCCGATGTGGGACGAGCAGCCCTCGGCCTGTGCCGTGCGGCGGATGCAGGAGGAGCTGGGCCTGACCGGCCTCTACCCTGAGTTCCGCCATCACCTGGAATACCGCGCCGATGTCGGCAATGGCCTGGTCGAGCATGAAGCCGTGGATGTGTTCCTGGCCCATGCCCACCGCCCCTTGAACATCACCCCAAACCCGGACGAAGTGATGGAGACCCGCTGGGTCGATTACCATGACCTTCTGGCCGAAGTCAGCCGCCACCCGGAACGGTTCACGCCCTGGCTGAAAATCTATCTGCACAATTATGCCGATGTGATCTTTGGCCCCGACCTGATCATCGGTCGCCGGCGCTGA